The following are encoded together in the Montipora foliosa isolate CH-2021 chromosome 12, ASM3666993v2, whole genome shotgun sequence genome:
- the LOC137978483 gene encoding uncharacterized protein encodes MHCFGLIRWILFIYAPLTSGLVYHCNFQGSSHESLQAVPTHSFTQQLPSSRGHSHFCTVTTDKSYSFLRLKVRAFGQPNGSLHISIFDSHDASIGHLDISANGPGTAITLCPQTSGRKYFMLFTGTTNLRYSAEISDNITAITLNAPVTFNATETPTLFKFNQTSSVSKRQLDITVLSSSTSLAYLKVSNVCEQAATTKYLDYTGSSLRLTFNKKGRITLSKASRPALTTTGFRYIGVALKNPSSPALSKTVKLTLESSFDYDYAKPLCFLTFLSFFGGILVFLWALLCFRDPYIMLQGNNPIDSDSLSSLTASSASSRFKDNLKSFFSCCWRGSEAGRPDELQPLVRGVQQRKPITWKELYEAMKMVLIGHWFTRGPKTFSYTTCIVGFVLLVGAFQFVFEDWKLMISDGDRDRCYYNDFCYRVSGYNIPFNLMISNLAYMIHGLILAWSVWVMEAELLAWCHRLAGNRRSRSRLPEGEDELPNHCIKCPCIDAHLANMSVPHFQPNGNEAVLLHAEAHKRKYTFSIGYAFAWAFIFEGCFSMLYHFCPTKLTFQFDTAFMFVIAGLIVLSLYNGTSYKECAIHGKTLQPVESNNFFLFFIVPLYVFNYFGSLYYSDSHSLGLAMKILLIVCLVAYFLITFSWAGKKLFFNVSSYRDLTNFDTLIKIIFFIIALSAVAIVLPALEKRDFPNLFLFSCIFTSLLSISGKVIVRFWRSERSHWTIRKVVFRIFQGSYVLVTLGVMGTAVWVFSAKPTTNKVETPAESRDLNQDCALLEFFDYHDLWHIMSSFALLMGSYLVLYISE; translated from the exons ATGCACTGCTTTGGCTTAATACGATGGATACTTTTTATCTACGCTCCGTTAACTTCAGGCCTAGTTTATCATTGCAATTTTCAAGGTTCGTCGCACGAATCACTACAAGCCGTACCAACACACTCCTTTACTCAGCAGCTTCCATCCTCCAGAGGTCATTCTCATTTCTGCACCGTTACAACAGACAAGAGCTACAGTTTTCTTCGACTCAAAGTCAGAGCTTTTGGACAACCAAACG GTTCTCTTCATATCTCCATATTTGATTCGCACGATGCCTCCATAGGTCATCTGGATATATCTGCCAATGGACCAGGAACTGCAATAACCTTGTGCCCTCAAACTTCTGGGCGAAAGTATTTTATGCTGTTTACGGGAACAACGAATCTGCGTTACAGCGCTGAAATATCTGACAACATAACTGCGATTACACTTAATGCACCAGTGACTTTCAATGCCACGGAAACACCTACACTATTTAAATTTAATCAAACTAGTAGTGTGTCCAAGAGGCAACTTGACATTACCGTGTTGTCGAGCTCAACTTCTTTAGCCTACTTAAAAGTGTCAAATGTCTGCGAACAAGCGGCAACCACGAAATATCTGGACTACACGGGGTCTTCCCTTCGGCTTACATTTAATAAAAAGGGAAGGATAACTCTGTCAAAGGCATCAAGGCCAGCCCTAACAACCACGGGCTTCCGATATATTGGTGTGGCATTAAAAAATCCTAGTAGTCCAGCTCTTTCAAAGACCGTGAAGTTAACACTAGAGAGTTCCTTTGATTATGATTACGCAAAACCACTCTGTTTTCTGACCTTCTTATCGTTCTTTGGTGGAATTCTGGTTTTTCTGTGGGCCTTGTTGTGCTTTAGGGACCCGTATATAATGCTACAAGGAAATAACCCCATCGATTCAGACAGCTTAAGTTCCCTTACGGCGTCGTCTGCCTCTTCACGTTTCAAAGATAATctaaaaagctttttttcatGTTGTTGGCGAGGGAGTGAAGCTGGCAGACCGGATGAATTACAGCCGCTGGTACGTGGAGTTCAACAAAGGAAGCCTATAACGTGGAAGGAGCTCTATGAAGCTATGAAAATGGTTTTGATAGGACACTGGTTTACGCGAGGGCCAAAGACGTTTTCCTATACAACATGCATCGTCGGCTTCGTTCTGTTGGTTGGCGCGTTCCAGTTTGTCTTTGAGGACTGGAAGCTGATGATCTCTGACGGTGATCGAGACAGGTGTTATTACAACGATTTTTGTTACAGAGTCAGTGGCTACAACATTCCGTTCAACCTCATGATAAGCAACCTTGCGTACATGATCCACGGGCTAATTCTGGCATGGTCTGTGTGGGTTATGGAAGCCGAATTGTTGGCGTGGTGCCACAGACTTGCTGGCAACAGAAGATCAAGATCTCGATTACCCGAAGGTGAAGATGAACTCCCAAATCATTGCATTAAATGCCCTTGCATCGACGCTCATTTAGCCAACATGTCTGTGCCACATTTCCAACCGAACGGCAATGAAGCCGTACTATTGCACGCCGAAGCGCATAAACGAAAATACACTTTCTCCATTGGGTACGCTTTTGCCTGGGCATTCATATTCGAAGGCTGTTTTTCCATGTTGTACCATTTTTGCCCAACGAAGTTAACATTCCAATTTGATACCGCATTTATGTTCGTTATCGCGGGATTAATTGTGCTCTCGCTCTACAATGGGACGAGTTATAAGGAATGCGCCATACATGGCAAAACACTGCAGCCGGTTGAATCCAAtaactttttccttttcttcattGTTCCTTTGTACGTTTTCAATTACTTTGGCTCTCTATACTATTCAGATAGCCACAGCTTGGGTTTGGCGATGAAAATTTTGTTGATCGTTTGTCTTGTGGCATACTTCTTGATAACATTTTCATGGGCGGGAAAGAAACTGTTTTTCAATGTGTCGAGTTACAGAGATTTAACAAACTTCGACACTTTaatcaaaattattttcttcatcATTGCATTGTCGGCTGTCGCTATCGTCCTACCAGCTTTGGAGAAAAGAGATTTCCCgaacttatttttattcagTTGTATTTTCACTTCTTTGCTGTCCATTTCGGGCAAAGTCATCGTTCGGTTTTGGAGAAGCGAGCGATCTCATTGGACAATACGAAAAGTTGTGTTTCGCATTTTCCAAGGTTCATATGTTCTCGTCACGCTTGGTGTCATGGGTACAGCTGTGTGGGTTTTCTCCGCCAAGCCAACCACGAATAAAGTGGAAACTCCCGCGGAATCACGAGACCTCAACCAAGATTGCGCTCTTTTGGAATTTTTCGATTATCATGATTTGTGGCATATTATGTCGTCATTTGCTCTTCTCATGGGATCCTATCTGGTCTTGTATATCAGCGAATGA
- the LOC137981109 gene encoding uncharacterized protein produces MDQLMTTTNQALTTIVDWFSKNKLIVNLKKTECMTVMTKAKERFTSENNSTLSIDGNQIKQVFHHKLLGLVIDSHLTWNDHVDYIVSKAASRLFLLKKIKPFLSLKERKLFYSSMIMPVLEYGSVIWGDFYVGITERLLKQQKRAARIILDVKKPTDTPSADLFAKLNWLSFDKRIILQRGTLVYKCLNNLAPDYLCNIFTKLKDTRSRITRAFTNDKLALQRKFRLAVGQKSFLYRGTHLWNSLPLEITKSNDLNNFRTKLFRFLM; encoded by the coding sequence ATGGATCAACTCATGACCACAACCAATCAAGCTCTCACAACCATCGTTGATTGGTTCTCAAAGAACAAACTTATTGTCAACTTGAAAAAGACCGAATGTATGACAGTTAtgacaaaagccaaagagagatTCACCTCTGAAAACAATTCAACCTTATCAATTGATGGCAACCAAATTAAGCAAGTATTCCATCATAAATTACTCGGACTTGTCATTGACAGTCATCTTACCTGGAACGACCACGTCGACTATATTGTTAGCAAGGCAGCGAGCagactttttcttttgaaaaaaatcaaaccgtttttatcattaaaagagCGTAAACTCTTTTACTCATCTATGATCATGCCCGTACTAGAGTACGGTTCTGTAATCTGGGGTGATTTCTATGTTGGTATCACTGAAAGGCTGCTCAAGCAACAAAAACGAGCTGCAAGAATAATCCTTGATGTGAAAAAACCTACAGACACCCCAAGTGCTGATCTTTTTGCCAAACTCAACTGGCTATCCTTTGACAAGCGTATCATCTTACAACGTGGGACTTTGGTCTACAAGTGTCTCAATAATCTAGCTCCAGACTACCTCTGTAATATCTTTACCAAGCTTAAAGACACAAGATCAAGGATTACAAGGGCGTTTACCAACGACAAACTGGCCCTACAACGCAAATTCCGCCTGGCAGTTGGACAGAAATCCTTTCTCTACAGAGGAACTCACTTGTGGAACAGTCTTCCACTAGAAATTACGAAATCCAATGATTTAAATAACTTTAGAACTAAACTATttagatttttaatgtaa